A window of Chrysoperla carnea chromosome 3, inChrCarn1.1, whole genome shotgun sequence genomic DNA:
AAAAAGCTTACTAAACGCTACGTACGGAAACGAAAGCCATTCCATTACAACGATATCAAAATGATAATTGGTCCTTTTTGAAACCAGATCTTGAATTTCAGAATGCTCAAAAGCTATTTCTATTCCAGTTTCTATCATATATTTCAAGTAATACAGGAatggaaattgattttttgtatacatattcaAATGTTTATGATCAGGATATTCTAATTTCCTtgtaaattctaaatttatttcagttaaaTTTGTTAACGTTGATTGGTTTATTGGTTGTGTGGTTAGATAAACAATTTCATGGCCCCGATTTAGCAACTCAAATAAAATTGGTCTGAAGAACATTTGATGGGTGTATGCTTTTGATGGTaccacaaataatattttcgcaCAGTCgcacatatttaatattgttacaattaacacaaattttgttattgtgaaataattcatgatatttaatttttttttttttattgtaaaacttaAGAATGAAATTTAACAGACATATGTGTGGacatggaataattttttttacaacttatgTACTACTTaccatgttattttatctttataattgaaaatacctTTCATAACATTTTACTGATATGattattgaatgtttttaaCTATATATCATAAACTATATAGCATAAATTACCTTTAACTATAACTATAACTATATATCATAAATTACTATATATCACTAGCTGTGCCCTGCCACGCTTCgctataaagatataatttcataatgaccagagaatatatcggtaaaaATAATGACGCTTGTCGCTggctttgaaaatatattatgacatattttataGGTTACGTTTAACACTGGTCAGTATACTACAttaaggttataaagaaggagaacgatcgctatagaaaatattgtccccgaaatatggataaaataagtgagacgctgcgatcgctaagttgtatcaataaaagcgggctgttgtgcgctgatttgaaatgatatatcaatttgtacattatgcaactaacttcatctgcttgtactcataaacagctaacttcgcagatactacttaatgatgacagcgcggctggtggctgaaaaatgaactataaattatacaaattttcagggacagacgcgataatgctttaacacgtagcgatcgttctccttctttattaCCTTCATGGTATACTGGTGTAAATTTCGGAATACACCCATaatgaatgtaaaatatttaatcaaactaataaataattaaactgtttaccatttaattaataaattccaaaataaaagacTTTTCAGTTActgaattaataattgtgatacaattataaaaaacgaCCTTGTATACTTTCctgtgaattttatttcattattattctaaatatttcaatagttaagtaattaaaacattttttatcaaagtaattaacaacatatcaaaaatagaaaaatctattttcatgatgacgcttgacgctgaGTTTGAGTGTCAAATTAGCTGTCACGTGGTTAGTTTAGGCCGTGCTATCAtctggatgaaaaaaaaaacttcagctAAACAATGTTTAGCTTTTTACGATTTAAAGctgctgaaaattttttttttttatccaggCAACACCACGGCTTAAACTTTTAATCATAGAAAAGTATATCCTATTTTTATTATCAGAATTACTTCAAAATGTTagttttactaataaaaagccaccaaaaatttatttcgccaaattaaacacgctttcttgccaaaaacttaaattttaaaacgcgggcatccaatttgatgacataatatgggtatcactatacgaaataacacaaataattttgacagatatattcatagacatctgattataataaatataaatacttattatttatgtatatattaaacccagctgtctacactgaactaattgatggtctatggttcataccgatatgacatcacagcagggcttacccgcgttttaggtcacgtgatatacagtttaaaaagtatgatttttaattttaatattttaaaagaaaaatgtgtttttatgactcgaaatcagaatatttaagaatatttttacataaattttaacttttttcaaatttcatgatttatttttcactaacgATAATATcctatttagaaaaaaagagtattaaaaaataatacagcatattatttattattttttaaggggGATTTTAAGGGTTTTTGGCTAAAGCTTTAAGGGCTTTaaggataaatatttttgagagtTTGTAACACTGGAAAACAATGTCAAAgtgacataaataaaaaaaaaaaacctgattaaattgttaatttctaAACTAAAGATAATAAGAACAAAAtggcaaataatttatttcaagatGGAACTGAAAATGAATTCGATTTGcagcaaatatttattaaagaagaaacATCACAAGAAAGTGATAAAATGGAACTAATTACAACTGAATATGAAACCGATAAATCAGAAGTAAAAAGCTCTTCAAAAACTACGCAAAACAAACCATATTCATGTAATTTTTGTGACAAAAGATATAACGATCGAAGAAATTTAAGAAATCATAATCGATTACACACGGGAGAAAAACTATTTCCCTGTGACGtctgtgataaaacatttatccAAGTCCACAGATTAAttgaacataaacgaattcataccggggacaaaccattttcatgtgaagtttgtgatagAAAATTTACTCATCAAAGCACGTTAATACGACATAAAGTTACTCATACgggtgaaaaatcattttcatgtgatgtttgtgacaaaaaatttactcaacAAAGTACTTTAAaacaacataaacgaattcatacgggAGAAAAAGGATTTCCTTGTGATGTCTGTGAAAAAGCATTtgttcaagaaaataatttaattgaacataaacgaactcatacgggtgaaaaaccattttcatgtgatgtgtGTGACAAAAAGTTTTCTCAATTACAAGGTTTAGTGCAACATAAAAGGATTCATaatggtgaaaaaccattttcttgtgatatttgtgatcGAAAATTTAGTTGGCGTGGTAGTTTAATTGTGCATAAACGATCTCATACggatgaaaaatcattttcatgtggaTTTTGTGATAAGAAATTTTCACATCCAAGTAGTTTAACGAAACATCAAAGAATTCACAACCAAGAAGATTTTATGGGTGGggaagaaaatgattttattaaggaagaaaaatctatgaaaagtGAACTAATTGAAGAGGGAAATGTACAAGAAGAAGTAAATTTGGAGGAAGTTATGATTAAAGAGGAAGCATTAGAAGAAAATGACTCCGAATTAGAGGTGAAAAAAACTAAACCACATTCAtgtgatttttgtgaaaaaagttataaaaatcgaagaaatttAATTGTCCATCAACGACTtcataccggtgaaaaaccattttcatgtgatgtgtGTGATAAAAGATTTTCGCTACTTCAAAGtttagttcaacataaacgaatccatacgggtgaaaaaccattttcttgtgaaatttgtgataaaaaatttacgcaaCAAAGTACGTTAATACagcataaacgtattcacacgggaaaaaaaccattttcatgtgatttcTGTGCGAAAGCATTtgttcaagaaaataatttaattgatcatTTGAGAgttcatactggtgaaaaaccattttcatgtgaggtgtgtgataaaacattttctcaGCTTCAAGGTTTAGTTCAGCATAAAAGGTTACATacgggtgaaaaaccattttcttgtgaaatttgtaatcGAAAATTTACTTGGCAAGGAAGTTTAACGAAACACAAAAAAACTCATCTCCAAGGACAATCAATCGATGAAGAATTTGAAgagaaaattgatgaaaaaatggaaaactgtaataaatttgaagaaataattacGAAAAGTGGACTAATTGAAGAAGGAAATGTACAAGAAAGAGTAAATTTGGAGCAAGTATTAATTAAAGAGGAAATATTAGAAGACCAGGACACAATGGAACTGAAACTGAAAGATCGAACAACAGAACAATTAGAGATTAGAACTGTTTCAAAaggtcaaataaataaaaaatattcctgtgATTTATGTgcgaaaagatttaaaaatcgaCGAAATTTAATTGGGCATCAACGAATtcataccggtgaaaaaccattttcatgtgagatatgtaataaaacattttctcaaCTTCAAggtttaattcaacataaaaggattcatactggtgaaaaaccattttcttgtaaaatttgtGATCGAAAATTTAGTTGGCGAAGTAGTTTAATTGAACATAAACGATCTCATACggatgaaaaatcattttcatgtgacatttgtcatagaaaatttattaatccaCGCAGTTTAACGCGACATAAAAGAATTCACATCGAAGgcgaaaatgaagaaaatggtttaattaaagaaaaactttttgatgaaaaacatgAAAACTGTAATACATTTGTCAGTGAAAGtggtcaaatatatttttcttgtgaaatttgtgataaaaagtttaaacatcGAACGAATTTAACAGCTCATAAACGACTTCATTCTGGGAAACGATTATTTTCCTGTGAAGTgtgtaataaagtttttatccAAGAAAACAGTTTAATTGAACATGAACGGattcatactggtgaaaaaccatttaccTGTGAAAtctgtgataaaaattttacacaacaAAGTTCTTTAAATCGACATAAAAGAATTCACATCAAAGAAGATTCTATCGATGAAGTATTTCAAGAAGCAAACGATTTAATTAAAGAAGAACCAATTGAGAGTGATGAAAACCTTGAAAACTATAATGAAATTGAAGAAAACTTTAAGaataatgaaattgttttagaaagaaatattggaataaaagaagaaataaattttgatcaagtattgattaaagaagaaatacaattttaaaattaatcgtgAACTAAATAAAGTCGAAGATAAAACTGATATATTTTGCAacaattcatgtttttttttaaaaatatttttaattcattgtttacaccgttataacaaaataaaaaatataaataatgtttaaaaatgctgtaattaaatgtaaaaaaatatttaaaatacatacaattaactcagtcaattgtttgttttcacttgttatacaataattgaattttataaataagttttcaaagttaattaaatactATAAGTTTTCTAATGTTGACgcatattcgctccgtgcgtgagtttcgtttccatggtaacgatacactactttaattatagaattgtatggatgcatataaaattgtatggattgcatttaagacttacatttaaaatttaatattattgtctcacaaatttaaataaataattatgataatttacatttgaaaaataatatttgtacaatttgatttcttattttcacaatttttaatgcattaagtttaattaattcgtgtttttcaataattttaatttgacatttctattacattaacatgtaaagaattgcaaattagtcataacagccccctttaactccaaaatttttcacttaaagcgctggcatcgattttattgtccctaccatgactacgcacacaacgaatagaagaAATACCATTTTTATGCAAGACAATAACCTTACTATTCAAGATAAGAACCTTATTATATAAGATAACAACGAGATCTATATAGACAATTATACCAATTTAGTTTGCAGGGACAATCAGAGATGGCATTGAATTGCATGCGATAAAAATTAGCATTGACTTTCGCTTCTGCTTTACCGATATATTGGTTATTTTGTGGAAGGCTCCATTACGCCAACGTTTATATTTTTTCggtaatcaaattaattagtatcaattaataaaaatgtaggaCGTGGCAAAGGAGGTAAGcttattaattctataattaattttgtttacaagatatttatttcaaaaaattgataaattttttttgcaaaattttctttttatcattAGGCAAAAGTTAAAGGAAGTAAAGTTAAAGGAAAGGCAAAATCCCGTTCCAATCGAGCAGGACTTCAGTTTCCCGTCGGAAGAATCCATAGATTATTGAGGAAAGGCAATTATGAGGAACGAGTTGGTGCCGGGGCACCTGTATATTTAGCAGCTGTAATGGAATATTTGGCCGCTGAAGTTTTGGAATTGGCGGGAAATGCAGCAAGagacaacaaaaaaacaaggtataaaatacataacataaataatttcgaCTAGGTTAGAAacgtaattttaagaaaataaataattttcatttttatatcaattttcagaattataaACTATAGCTCATTTCACATTATACGTTTTGATCGAACGGAAAAAACATCCCATCGAACGTCGCTCCAAAGTCGTATCTCACGGTAAACGGACAATGTACGTCACTAAGTTTACAATACTGTTTCACCAACCGAGCTTCATATTTTCAAACAGTAAAAATCACGATAGAAGCAAAAAGTGCGTCAGCTAGTACGTCACAGATTTTAATggtcttttacaaaatttgagtcataaaagTGTCAAAGTCTTGTGATGTTCTTCTAATCgactaaaaatgtttcaaaatcgtGCAATATGAAACGAGCATTACAATCAGaaaaacaactttattttaaaaaaaacttatctaaCGATTTCcgcttaaaaattacttaattaaaaaaaataaaaaatataactaatagTCCTGAGATTGTGAAGATTTTTTGCCTGCACCTCCAGAGGATGTCGATGTCTTTTTAGGTAGAAGTACTGCTTGTATATTGGGAAGAACACCACCTTGGGCGATTGTCACACCAGaaagtaatttgtttaattCTTCGTCATTTCTGATGGCTAGTTGTAAATGTCTTGGAATAATTCTGAAATTAAAACGAAATCGCTAATCAAGacaaaattctttcaaaaaatgaaatctgAAAGTTTTACATAgatttctttagtttttttaccCTAAGcccaatgaaattttaatatttacaagcCAGTTTTTTACCAAAAGGAAATTCTCTGACTTTCCCATGTTTTCCAGTTGAATACTTCAAAAATCCCAGACCACCAAAGTAGTACTTTTAAATTGCTTTGAAAGAAAGTGgaacgaaaattttacaaataacgaGCATGAAAACTTACGATCACAtgcgcaaatttttttaattaatttgaatagaaaaataaaactataaaaatacttttagaagtttattatgaaaatgataaaattgctCTTTTTGACTTTGCTCTTTTTTCACGGTATCATCTGAAATTTCCAGGTTTTCTAGAGGTTTTTATTGAAACGCGCCATTACCAACCAGGGTGATGATCTCATTAATATAAAATCC
This region includes:
- the LOC123296377 gene encoding zinc finger protein 271-like gives rise to the protein MANNLFQDGTENEFDLQQIFIKEETSQESDKMELITTEYETDKSEVKSSSKTTQNKPYSCLVQHKRIHNGEKPFSCDICDRKFSWRGSLIVHKRSHTDEKSFSCGFCDKKFSHPSSLTKHQRIHNQEDFMGGEENDFIKEEKSMKSELIEEGNVQEEVNLEEVMIKEEALEENDSELEVKKTKPHSCDFCEKSYKNRRNLIVHQRLHTGEKPFSCDVCDKRFSLLQSLVQHKRIHTGEKPFSCEICDKKFTQQSTLIQHKRIHTGKKPFSCDFCAKAFVQENNLIDHLRVHTGEKPFSCEVCDKTFSQLQGLVQHKRLHTGEKPFSCEICNRKFTWQGKIITKSGLIEEGNVQERVNLEQVLIKEEILEDQDTMELKLKDRTTEQLEIRTVSKGQINKKYSCDLCAKRFKNRRNLIGHQRIHTAHKRLHSGKRLFSCEVCNKVFIQENSLIEHERIHTGEKPFTCEICDKNFTQQSSLNRHKRIHIKEDSIDEVFQEANDLIKEEPIESDENLENYNEIEENFKNNEIAKVKGSKVKGKAKSRSNRAGLQFPVGRIHRLLRKGNYEERVGAGAPVYLAAVMEYLAAEVLELAGNAARDNKKTRIKPERLAAAFRKNEKLNRTHSSHWKCFFNTLTNQGFKPEICLSMVTNYPELLYKKEKDLINGLENWRNCQFGESAAIHLLSTHPHFIDIPSNQIYERTNNLSSLISSRVKVKQLIELNPNVMVVNWNQITQSIDYLTNIMKIEMSEIYKSSALQLPLEELQCRHTFLVRLGLFKPRNPKASPLDPCTNPKLRQITDTDDTVFAKSVCKVSLEEFRVFQQLFEREHSQTDIAPAVSNFGQFLLT